From Passer domesticus isolate bPasDom1 chromosome 8, bPasDom1.hap1, whole genome shotgun sequence, a single genomic window includes:
- the LOC135305647 gene encoding olfactory receptor 14J1-like, with product MSNSISISHFLLLALADTRQLQLLHFCLLLGISLAALLGNGLIISAVACGHHLHTPMFFFLLNLALSHLGSICTTVPKAMHNSLWDTTTISYTGCAAQLFFFFFFISAEYFLLTIMCYDRYVSICKPLHYGTLLGSRACAHMAAAAWASAFLHALLHTANTFSLPLCHGNVLGQFFCEIPHILKLSCSKYYFRELGLIAFSACLAFGCFVFIVFSYVQIFRAVLRNPSEQGWYKAFSTCLPHLAVVSLFLSTAVFAYLKPPSISSPSLDLLVSVLYSVVPPALNPLIYSLRNQELKAAVRKLMTG from the coding sequence atgtccaacagcatctccatcagccacttcctcctgctggcattggcagacacgcggcagctgcagctcctgcacttctgcctcttgctgggcatctccctggctgccctcctgggcaacggcctcatcatcagcgccgtagcctgcggccaccacctgcacacgcccatgttcttcttcctgctcaacctggccctcagccacctgggctccatctgcaccactgtccccaaagccatgcacaattccctctgggacaccaccaccatctcctacacaggatgtgctgcacagctcttcttcttttttttcttcatctcagcagagtatttcctgctgaccatcatgtgctatgaccgctacgtgtccatctgcaaacccctgcactacgggaccctcctgggcagcagagcttgtgcccacatggcagcagctgcctgggccagtgcctttctccatgctctgctgcacacagccaatacattttccctgcccctgtgccatggcaatgtcctgggccagttcttctgtgaaatcccacacatcctcaaactctcctgctccaaatacTACTTCAGGGAACTTGGGTTAATTGCTTTTAGTGCTTGTTTAgcatttggttgttttgtgttcattgttttctcctatgtgcagatcttcagggctgtgctgaggaacccctctgagcagggatggtacaaagccttttccacctgcctccctcacctggccgtggtctctctgttcctcagcactgcagtgtttgcCTACCTGAAGCCTCCCTcgatctcctccccatccctggatctgttggtgtcagttctgtactcggtggtgcctccagccctgaaccccctcatctacagcctgaggaaccaggagctcaaggctgcagtgaggaaactgatgactggatga